From Alteromonas sp. RKMC-009, one genomic window encodes:
- a CDS encoding M14 family metallopeptidase, with protein sequence MQDYPIGTPGTPWSDTEKKQWLDAQSVKRSYKEEVIDRLPAVPENYEITQYGALPYDESRYPLYVIKPKLFVKSLPTVLITGGVHGYETSGVQGALKFATDHLAEWQDKCNFVIAPCVSPWGYETINRWDPLAVDPNRSFRADSPAPEAAMLKAMVDAIEEPVHMHIDLHETTDTDNSEFRPALGARDGITQDVWEIPDGFYLVADSGKVELDFQKAVIEKVRGVTHIAPADENNKIIGAEVLYDGVISYDKKSLFLCGGLTDAPYVTTTEVYPDSPSASDEICNDAQVAAIIGGLEYILAG encoded by the coding sequence ATGCAAGATTACCCTATTGGTACCCCCGGAACGCCCTGGTCAGACACAGAGAAAAAACAGTGGCTGGATGCCCAGTCTGTTAAACGTAGCTATAAAGAAGAAGTGATTGACCGGTTGCCCGCGGTACCTGAGAATTATGAAATCACACAGTATGGTGCGTTACCTTACGACGAGTCCCGCTATCCGCTTTACGTCATCAAACCAAAGTTATTCGTTAAATCCCTGCCAACCGTACTTATTACTGGTGGTGTTCATGGTTATGAAACCAGCGGCGTACAGGGAGCACTGAAGTTTGCCACAGACCATCTGGCTGAGTGGCAGGACAAATGTAACTTCGTAATTGCACCTTGTGTCAGTCCCTGGGGTTACGAAACGATTAACCGCTGGGATCCCCTTGCCGTTGATCCTAACCGCAGTTTCCGCGCGGATTCTCCGGCACCTGAAGCCGCAATGCTGAAAGCCATGGTTGATGCCATTGAAGAGCCGGTCCATATGCACATCGATTTACACGAAACCACTGATACTGATAACTCCGAGTTCCGGCCGGCCCTGGGTGCGCGGGATGGTATCACTCAGGACGTCTGGGAGATCCCGGATGGTTTTTATCTGGTTGCTGACAGCGGGAAGGTTGAGCTGGATTTTCAGAAAGCGGTCATCGAAAAAGTGCGGGGCGTTACACACATCGCACCTGCAGATGAAAATAACAAAATCATCGGGGCAGAGGTGCTTTACGATGGTGTGATCAGCTATGACAAGAAATCCCTGTTTCTGTGCGGAGGCCTGACTGATGCGCCATACGTTACGACAACCGAGGTTTATCCCGACAGTCCATCAGCCTCTGATGAAATATGCAATGATGCTCAGGTTGCAGCCATCATAGGCGGTCTGGAATATATTCTGGCCGGTTAA